A section of the Rhodospirillaceae bacterium genome encodes:
- the yajC gene encoding preprotein translocase subunit YajC codes for MLISAAYAQEAGSAGGGDFFVQIMPLLLIFVVFYFLLIRPQQKKMKAHRDMVGGLQRGDKVITGGGLFATVSKVEEDVLVLEIADGVRVKAARNTITEVNAKPVPRNDNDSKESASDGKNN; via the coding sequence ATGTTGATTTCAGCAGCCTATGCGCAAGAGGCAGGGTCCGCCGGCGGCGGAGACTTTTTTGTGCAAATCATGCCTTTATTGCTTATATTTGTGGTGTTTTACTTCTTGCTGATTCGACCACAGCAAAAGAAGATGAAGGCTCATCGGGATATGGTGGGAGGCCTACAGCGGGGAGATAAAGTCATTACAGGGGGAGGATTGTTTGCGACAGTTTCGAAGGTAGAGGAGGACGTCTTGGTGTTGGAAATTGCTGATGGTGTTAGAGTTAAGGCGGCAAGGAACACCATAACAGAGGTGAACGCCAAGCCAGTGCCTCGCAACGATAATGATTCCAAGGAATCGGCGTCAGATGGAAAAAATAATTAG
- a CDS encoding serine--tRNA ligase: MFDLKWIRENPEDFDRGLARRGVSSRAEEILLLDSRRRELVTRCQXLQQERNQTSKLIGVKKGKGEPIDDLAAQVLDLKNVLQEEEFXVKELECKLNVILSELPNLPXATVPDGEDEKSNREIRRIGAPKSFEYPVKLHYEIGELLGQMNFERAAAMSGSRFVVLTSDLARLERALASFMLDLHIQRNGYTEVSPPSLVRESALFGTGQLPKFADDLFVTKDERWLIPTAEVPLTNMVAGRTLEKDELPIRLVAHTPCFRAEAGAAGKDTRGMVRVHEFSKVELVSVTMPDSSDDELERMTACAESVLKELELPYRVMLLATGDMGFSARRTYDLEVWIPGEKRYREISSCSTCGDFQSRRLGARLSRXNGQGSGFVHTLNGSGLAVGRALVAVIENYQNPDGSVSIPSALRPYMGGLERIAASDPESG, encoded by the coding sequence TTTTGATAGAGGTCTTGCGCGACGGGGGGTTTCGTCGAGGGCCGAAGAGATTCTTTTGCTGGACTCACGGAGGCGGGAGTTGGTTACCAGATGCCAGGNTCTTCAGCAGGAAAGGAACCAAACTTCAAAGTTGATAGGAGTTAAGAAGGGTAAGGGAGAACCAATAGATGACCTAGCAGCTCAAGTTCTCGACCTAAAGAATGTGTTGCAAGAGGAGGAATTTANGGTCAAGGAGTTAGAGTGTAAGTTGAATGTAATTCTNTCTGAGTTGCCTAATTTGCCGNGTGCAACTGTGCCAGATGGTGAAGATGAAAAAAGTAATCGTGAGATCCGCCGAATTGGTGCACCTAAAAGTTTTGAATATCCGGTTAAGCTTCACTATGAAATTGGCGAGCTTCTGGGCCAAATGAATTTTGAGCGTGCCGCGGCTATGTCGGGATCACGGTTTGTTGTGTTGACCTCTGATTTAGCTCGCCTTGAGAGAGCGTTGGCTTCATTTATGCTTGATCTCCATATACAGCGAAATGGGTATACAGAGGTTAGTCCCCCGTCATTGGTACGGGAATCAGCGCTTTTTGGTACAGGTCAACTTCCTAAATTCGCTGATGATTTGTTTGTTACTAAAGATGAAAGATGGCTCATTCCTACCGCGGAAGTACCATTAACCAATATGGTGGCCGGTCGGACATTGGAAAAAGATGAGCTTCCCATTCGGTTGGTTGCCCATACTCCGTGTTTCAGGGCGGAGGCTGGAGCCGCTGGAAAGGACACTAGGGGAATGGTGCGGGTACACGAATTTAGTAAGGTAGAGTTGGTATCTGTTACCATGCCAGATTCATCGGATGATGAGTTGGAAAGGATGACGGCCTGCGCAGAGTCAGTTTTGAAAGAACTCGAGTTACCATACAGGGTTATGCTTTTGGCGACTGGTGATATGGGTTTTTCTGCTCGTAGGACTTATGATCTAGAGGTATGGATTCCAGGTGAAAAGCGGTACAGGGAGATTTCGAGCTGTTCCACTTGTGGGGATTTTCAGTCGCGACGCCTGGGTGCGCGACTAAGTAGGNGCAATGGACAGGGGAGTGGTTTTGTGCACACTCTAAACGGATCCGGATTGGCCGTAGGTCGAGCTCTTGTAGCTGTTATCGAGAATTATCAAAATCCAGATGGTAGTGTTAGCATTCCTTCTGCTTTGCGACCCTATATGGGGGGACTGGAACGAATAGCTGCTTCTGATCCAGAAAGTGGTTAG
- a CDS encoding 5'/3'-nucleotidase SurE, whose translation MRILLANDDGFGAPGLKRLESIARTISSDIWVVAPDSDKSGASHSLSLDVPLRYRQLGDQMFSVAGTPTDCVLLALLELIPPPKPDLILAGVNAGTNLGDDVTYSGTVAAAIEGSLHRIPAIALSQHIVKPAPGIWQPVEQYGAMVIKRLLSAGWPLHVVINVNFPSISQNGVRGITFCRQGKGKPGSKITRRLDPKGREYCWIDSVRSCEELSEDSDRFAIENGFISLTPLRLNLTDEQILADLSQEVDSVI comes from the coding sequence ATGAGGATACTACTGGCCAATGACGATGGTTTTGGGGCTCCCGGCCTCAAGCGCCTTGAAAGTATTGCCCGCACAATAAGCAGCGATATTTGGGTGGTCGCGCCCGATTCAGACAAAAGTGGAGCCTCACATTCTTTATCACTTGATGTTCCTTTACGCTATAGGCAACTAGGCGATCAGATGTTCTCTGTTGCGGGAACGCCCACGGATTGTGTGCTCCTAGCTCTTCTTGAATTGATTCCACCTCCAAAACCAGACCTTATTTTGGCAGGTGTCAACGCTGGTACTAATCTTGGTGATGATGTAACTTATTCGGGGACTGTGGCGGCGGCAATTGAGGGATCCTTGCATAGGATTCCTGCCATTGCACTTAGCCAGCACATTGTGAAACCAGCGCCAGGCATTTGGCAGCCTGTAGAGCAATATGGAGCTATGGTAATTAAGCGATTGCTTTCTGCGGGCTGGCCGCTCCATGTAGTTATTAACGTAAATTTCCCCTCGATTTCACAAAATGGTGTAAGAGGTATTACCTTTTGCCGCCAAGGGAAAGGTAAGCCGGGTTCCAAAATAACCCGACGCCTGGATCCAAAGGGAAGAGAGTACTGTTGGATTGATTCAGTCAGGTCTTGTGAGGAGCTGTCGGAGGATTCGGATCGATTTGCAATTGAGAATGGTTTTATATCCTTGACCCCTCTCAGGTTGAATCTGACGGATGAACAAATTCTGGCAGATCTTTCACAGGAAGTAGATTCGGTTATTTAG
- a CDS encoding protein-L-isoaspartate O-methyltransferase, translating to MSKMTDTARLLLSIRKEGITDQRILTAFEAIPRHLFVPKVFSDQAYDDVSVPIACDQTVSQPSLVAFMVNALEVGERMKVLEVGTGSGYQTAVLSLLCRRIYSIERHRPLELDAVRRFAALDLSNISSATGDGSFGWPEQAPFSRIIVSAAVAQVPQTLLDHMADDGIMIIPIGETAEDQILYRFRKSGNKVEQEPLIQVHFLPLVFGLP from the coding sequence ATGAGCAAGATGACCGATACGGCACGCTTACTTTTAAGTATCCGGAAAGAAGGCATAACCGACCAGAGAATTTTAACAGCCTTCGAGGCTATCCCTCGGCATCTATTCGTGCCTAAAGTATTTAGCGATCAGGCCTACGATGATGTCTCGGTGCCCATAGCGTGTGATCAAACAGTTAGTCAACCAAGCTTGGTGGCATTTATGGTTAATGCGTTAGAGGTTGGTGAACGGATGAAGGTATTAGAGGTTGGCACCGGATCCGGGTATCAGACTGCGGTNCTTTCTCTTCTGTGTCGTCGTATTTATTCGATCGAGCGTCATCGTCCGCTCGAGCTTGACGCGGTTAGGCGGTTTGCTGCACTGGACCTATCGAACATCAGTTCTGCCACGGGTGATGGATCTTTTGGGTGGCCTGAACAAGCCCCTTTTAGTCGTATCATAGTGTCTGCTGCTGTGGCACAGGTGCCTCAAACTCTTCTTGATCATATGGCCGATGACGGGATTATGATTATACCTATCGGTGAAACTGCAGAAGACCAGATTTTATATCGTTTTAGGAAATCGGGAAATAAAGTTGAACAAGAGCCATTGATTCAGGTGCATTTCCTGCCATTGGTTTTCGGTCTACCATAA
- a CDS encoding AAA family ATPase: MTIDXEIREELRRIADALDRLSPETTVPLNPENGDAFIWNANQSSLKIVPNVNRVDLSLLCGIELSKKTLLENTKRFGRGLPANNALLWGARGMGKSSLIKAVHKYVADQIPDKLALVEIHREDIGSLPILLNLLRTYPKQFVVFCDDLSFDAGETDYKALKAVLEGGIEGRPANVIFYATSNRRHMMARESIEEEAENSINPSDIINDKISLSDRFGIWLGFHACDQKTFLQMVEAYANFYGLNCEKKTLKAESIEWSMTRGSRSGRVAWQYVQDLAGRMGKIL; encoded by the coding sequence ATGACTATTGACANTGAAATCAGAGAAGAACTGAGGCGTATAGCAGATGCACTTGATAGATTGTCTCCTGAAACGACTGTTCCACTGAACCCGGAAAACGGTGATGCCTTCATATGGAACGCGAACCAATCTTCGCTAAAAATAGTACCAAATGTGAATCGGGTTGATTTATCTCTCCTTTGCGGCATAGAGCTGTCAAAAAAGACATTACTNGAAAATACAAAGCGTTTTGGGCGAGGCTTGCCAGCCAACAATGCACTTTTGTGGGGTGCTCGGGGGATGGGCAAGAGTTCACTTATCAAAGCAGTCCACAAGTATGTGGCAGATCAAATTCCAGATAAGCTAGCACTTGTTGAGATTCACCGAGAAGATATTGGTTCGCTCCCCATCTTACTTAATCTACTGCGGACCTACCCAAAACAATTTGTAGTCTTCTGTGACGATCTCTCCTTTGATGCGGGAGAAACCGATTACAAAGCTCTCAAAGCTGTGCTTGAAGGTGGGATAGAGGGAAGACCCGCAAATGTTATCTTTTACGCTACCTCCAACAGACGACATATGATGGCTCGTGAATCCATTGAAGAGGAAGCGGAAAATTCCATTAATCCCTCTGACATAATCAATGACAAGATTTCTCTTTCAGATCGTTTCGGAATTTGGCTGGGATTCCACGCTTGCGACCAAAAAACTTTTTTACAAATGGTAGAAGCCTATGCCAATTTTTACGGGTTAAACTGCGAGAAAAAGACCCTAAAAGCTGAGTCTATTGAATGGTCTATGACTAGAGGAAGTCGTTCTGGAAGAGTCGCCTGGCAATATGTACAAGATCTAGCTGGACGAATGGGGAAAATCTTATAA